The Nicotiana sylvestris chromosome 6, ASM39365v2, whole genome shotgun sequence genomic sequence gagggacaatgtctcattaaaaggagaagaaaacttaaaattttcatttccctccatttcctattcaccctctttttaatacatttctatattaaaaagaaactcaacaataaATGCATTCGCTGAACCAAAGCAGTCATTCCTAAAAGAAGTGACATTAGAGACAACTCGGTTTCACTAGTATACTCAATTTAAACCCATCAGAAGATACCAGATATAATCTATAAGGAGATTGAAATTGGGTCATGGACCACTTCCTATCAAAATCAAGTGACAACAAAGTTTATACCCCAGCCTAGCCAGTAAATTCCTCATGTTATTTGTTTGAAAGTGGAAAGGAAGAATACTTCCAATTGGAGCTTTTAATGCATAAGTACAAAACCCTTAAATTCAATTGGATGAATCCGTTAGTAACGTGGTATGTACTATTTCCACTAAACTGCTACCCTCATACTTCATCCTTGACAAAGTTCATTGGATACTAGTTTCTACATGTATTCTTCTACAGTACTACCTTATTTTTAAGCTCTATGAACAAAATACTATGACTAAGTTAAGCATGCATGCATGAAGCTCTAAACGTGCTTCTTTTTTTATTCTACTTAATTATAGTAACTGGAAAAATTGATAGGAAGATATAAATAGAATGCATGCTATGTGGATGTCAGTGACGGAAACTATCAAATGTGGTGGTAAACTGATAGATGTTTGGCCACAACAACAGAAACCAGTCAAGCGCAAGTGCAATCGCACAAGTTTTGAGAAGAAGACACATTATTATGAGGTCACTCCTAGAGAAAATCCAGCAATCAACTCCACATTTCAGCACAAGTACCCCCGGCGGAGATGGTTTTACGGTAAAGTTTCTAAGATTTTAATTATATTCACTTAACAATTTTAACCAGTGATAATATTACGTAAAATCTTTTCCCATATTTTCAATTAATGCTTATCAAAAGATTTAATTTACTTGTAATTACCAAATAAGTGATCTGATTGTGCAAAAAATTTATCGTAAATTAATGCATAGAATTTAAACTTATGTTTCACAATTCATTCCCTctaatttcttcttttgtttAATTTGCCGTTCCATTTCTTGCGTCGTTTGTAAACTGGATTATAGAGGGTGCACTTGTCTCCTCAGAAATAAAGACCATAAACACAAAGGTGCATTTCAATTCCTACTTGCACAACTATTACTCAAGGCTGGATGTAAGGAATGTGATTAAAGAATTCCCTATCTCAAGATTAATGTTTGGTTTTATGGATCATGCATGAGATGTTGGAGAGTTTCACACATCCATTTTACATTCCATTACTTCTTtcctcctcttttttcttttttggggtCATTTTATTAGACTAAGAGTGTGTGTATATGAGATGACAGAAGTCATTTTCCATAAATAATGTTTTCCTGAAAATTTTCTTTCCAGGagaatattttcttaaaaaatattttatggtGGGTTAGCTAGTgagtgaaaaaatattttttgaaaatatatatcaaaAATTAATATAATAATTTTACAAAACTCAACTGTGCTTGATGAAAGTTTTTAGTACTAAAGGTTAATAATAATAATGTCTAAACGCTCGTTGGAGCAAGTAATATAAAATTAAAGTTCAAGGTGCACGAATGGTGTAATGGCTGCCCCGCTGTCTCCGATATGGACCCGATGAAATTGAATTTTCCGTGAAGATGCGGAGTACCAACGACTAGACAGTAAGATCCGTGCACCTTAACTATAGCTTCGCAGTAACCCCCTCGCCCCCTCTATCTGAAAAGTGGTAAAGAAGGACTCTTTGGGACAATTTCTGGTAATCAAATACCAAATAATGACTTACGAGAAAAAAAAATTCCTGAAAAATAAGTTCCGTCGTATCAAACATGGAGCAAATTTTAGGTTTTTAAAACCCGAACAGAATCTAGAGTATTGTTATTTTCTTGTCTTCCAATATGTTCCAAAACCTTTTGACCAAACTTTAGGTGTCTGTACTAGTATTATAGTTGGAGACACTATGCTTTCTTTACTTGTGATGTAATGTTATGTTTGTGGCTAAACAGAACTGGAGATTGGAGATCCATCTAGGAATGTTATTGAGAAGATTTTCAGAGCAGCCTCAACAAATCCATCAAAGCAAAGTCGGAAAATAAAGAAAGTTCTAAGAGTGAATAATACAGTAGATATCTTAGAGAAATTCGAGAAATATAGAGAAACTGTGAAGAGAAGGTCCTTTGAGCACAAGTATAATAATAATATGCACCCAAGAAGCATAGTTGATGGAAATGAATTGTTGCAGTTCCATGTCACAACAATGACTTGTTACAGTggtaaaaagaaaataatttctgAGATTTGCAAAGATCCCAGCTGCTGTGTCTGCAGGCTACTTCAATCCGGTTTCAGAAATTCAAGAGATGGAATTCAACTAAGCACAAGCAGTGATGCCCCGTGCGAGCGCGCGAGTCGCTTCTCCAACAGAAAGAATGTCAAGAGAGCTGTCATAGTTTGCAGGATAATTGCTGGTAGAGTAGTAAATAAGGATAATATCAACCTTGGGGAAGAGTATGATTCAGTTGCAAGTGGACTTCATCTCAGCTCACAGTGCTTGATTGTAAAAGATTCAAGTGCTGTTCTCCCCTGCTTCGTCATAGTTTTAAATTGAATATATACTTTACGATTTAAACTTGATAGCCTCAGCTTTCAAGGTTTTTACCACTCAACTCATTGTGCTTCTGAATCGTACGGTTTAGAATTTAATATTTGTTAAAAGTTTTAGTTGTTTTTcacacatatatatgtatctaGCTAGGTCAGTGTTAAAAATATTGGGTCCAATTGAATGAGTTGAATAAAGGCTTCATGATTTGTGTGTACTTCACATTTTCCTTGAACCACATTGAGTAAACAAAATTTCTCTTTACACGATAGAACATAAATGAATCAATATGATGATGACGAGTTGCAAAACAGAGTTTTCAGATTTTGATAACTTCCAAGACCAATTCCAGCATGCCTACATCTGTTTTACTACATTGAACATAAAGTTCTCCAAGCCCCAATTTTTATCATTTTCGTCTGAAATTAAAGCACATTTCTGTGACCAAACTATacctttgcaaaaaaaaaattattatcaagAGTATATATGCAaaaaaaactttcaaaaaaaCTATTTCATATTAATACGACAGCGCTTGAAAATAATGTAGTTTAAACATGTATATGGAATAGATGTAAATactcattgtgagcacgtgatttttgtttacacgacaattactccaaaagaaatcaaaaaaataaaacaaatggttttgttgtacaattttgcagtttacgtggcatttttggcagttatttgttgttttttttgtgattgtttagttttgtcgAACAAAATACAGAAAATATATGTCGCATGTGAGTTTAGGATAtagttctactattaggaattaatcaaaccataatttggttttaaaaaggaaaaatcacaaaaatatgcatcttttattctatttgttgtcattgagtgattttattttaattaaatgtttaatgtgagtgataattgttgtttgagtattaattaatatttgtatggttttattttgattttacaatttagttaggaattttatttaaatcaaaaattaaaagaaggaaaagaaatgagttaaattGGAATTGGGCCATTTAAAttggacccaaaatcaggcccaaaagcaCTGCTTTGCTCGGTCCAGATCAGTTGGCCTCAGGgacatccaaacgacgtcgtcttgaTCATGcttgatctaggccgttgatctcagaatgatcaatggccaagatcacatctccatacccacgtttaaacccgacccgtctcacccagaGACCCACCGGTCTCACCTAAacccatacggcgtcgtttc encodes the following:
- the LOC104227009 gene encoding uncharacterized protein → MHAMWMSVTETIKCGGKLIDVWPQQQKPVKRKCNRTSFEKKTHYYEVTPRENPAINSTFQHKYPRRRWFYELEIGDPSRNVIEKIFRAASTNPSKQSRKIKKVLRVNNTVDILEKFEKYRETVKRRSFEHKYNNNMHPRSIVDGNELLQFHVTTMTCYSGKKKIISEICKDPSCCVCRLLQSGFRNSRDGIQLSTSSDAPCERASRFSNRKNVKRAVIVCRIIAGRVVNKDNINLGEEYDSVASGLHLSSQCLIVKDSSAVLPCFVIVLN